Genomic DNA from Rhodoferax mekongensis:
TTGGCTGAAAGACAGTCCGATCGCCTCGTACATGATCTCGCTGACCCGGCGGAAAGTGTCATCACTCAGGGCTTGCACTGTGGTTTTCCTTATGCTGTGGCGCCCTCTTGTGAGCGCTCCACCATATCTGTCATCTCATCCACGTTGAGCGCCCGCTCAGGATCCAGAATGATGACGAACTTTCCACCGACCTTGCCCATACCCCGTATGAAATCCCGCTTGATGGCACTTCCAAACTGCGGGGGGGGTTCAATGTCTGTAGAGGGAATTTCAATGACCTCACTCACAGCGTCCACCATCAATCCAAGCTCAATGCGCTCCCCTTCACGCTGGACATCGAAGATCACCACACAGGTCTTTTTTCCCACCGTGGCATTCGGTCTGCCCAACCGGGCTTGCAAGTCAATGACAGGCAGCACTGCGCCACGCAGATTCATGACCCCCCGTACGAAAGACGGCATGAGAGGAACCGTCGTCATCTGGCAGTGCTGAATAATCTCGCGCACAGTGGCAATATCCATGGCGAATACTCCGTCCGCCAACATGAATGTCAGATACTGCGCTGTGGCCTCCTGGGTCTCTGCCGCCTTGGCTGGCATGATGGTGGCGGTACCCATTACATGCCTCCGTATGGCTTGAAGTTATTGGTGCCAT
This window encodes:
- a CDS encoding chemotaxis protein CheW; this translates as MGTATIMPAKAAETQEATAQYLTFMLADGVFAMDIATVREIIQHCQMTTVPLMPSFVRGVMNLRGAVLPVIDLQARLGRPNATVGKKTCVVIFDVQREGERIELGLMVDAVSEVIEIPSTDIEPPPQFGSAIKRDFIRGMGKVGGKFVIILDPERALNVDEMTDMVERSQEGATA